One genomic region from Osmerus eperlanus chromosome 6, fOsmEpe2.1, whole genome shotgun sequence encodes:
- the LOC134022821 gene encoding putative nuclease HARBI1 — protein MCLTNVVARWPGSTHDSFILRNSSVGNRLQAGAVQDGWLIGDRGYALQTWLLTPLTNTQNEQEQRYNDVHTRARSVVEQTIGQLKGRWRCLDKTGGMLLYSPQKGCRTVLACSVLHNVANTRGVPPPQVEADMDEPDPGPHNIRPNAAALQLWLEVIQSM, from the exons ATGTGTTTGACAAATGTTGTGGCACGGTGGCCTGGCTCTACCCATGATTCGTTTATCCTGCGAAATAGCAGTGTGGGGAACAGACTTCAAGCAGGGGCTGTGCAGGATGGCTGGCTTATTG GTGACCGTGGTTACGCTTTGCAAACCTGGCTCCTCACCCCGCTCACAAACACCCAGAATGAGCAAGAGCAGCGGTACAATGATGTACACACTCGGGCTCGGTCAGTGGTGGAGCAGACCATTGGGCAGCTGAAAGGCCGTTGGCGCTGCCTGGACAAGACCGGTGGCATGCTGCTTTACAGCCCACAAAAAGGTTGTCGCACTGTGCTGGCATGCAGTGTGCTGCACAATGTGGCAAACACACGTGGTGTGCCTCCGCCACAGGTCGAGGCAGATATGGATGAACCTGACCCTGGGCCCCATAACATTAGGCCCAATGCAGCAGCCTTACAGCTTTGGCTAGAGGTCATACAAAGCATGTAA